The genomic interval tctctctctcactaaaacaCACTCGTAACCTCGTCTATTCGCGCTTCagtattgttatttctttcttcgtgtgtgtgtgtgtgtgtgtgtgtgtgtgtgtgtgtgtgtgtgtgtgtgtgtgtgtgtgtgtgtgtgtgtgtgagagagagagagagagagagagagagagagagagagagagagagagagagagagagagagagtgagtggggggAAGGGGCAAAGAAACTGACAGGATGAACAACACTGGGGATgaaaattaaggaggaggaggaggaggaggaggaggaggaggaggaggaggaggaggaggaggaggaggacaggtcaAGTAGCTCCGGGTGAGTGtgctctcccttcccccattTCTCCACTACTGTCTTCCACTCCCCCATCGCCCACCTCTGGCACTCCACCCCGCACCACTCCCCAcccccaccagcatcaccaccatcaccaatatcactaccattaccagtCAATTctatcaccactgccactaccatcaccaccatcaccagtaccatTATccctatcactatcatcacaatcatagaattaccattatcaccaccatcggtaccaccaccaacaccaccatcattcacttaaccaacatcatcatcattattaacatctTCATTACTGTTACtaacattaccaccatcaccaccacctccctaacAGTCACAACCACATTAACAATCCTCgtaattacctttttttctcaccattattattagagtctaaactaaccaccaccaccaccaccgttgccaccactatcattacccATAAGCATAATCCATCACCGTCCTCGCCACCCCTTCCTCTAATCAATGGCCAAGATTCCGTTAGCATATCACGAAGTTGGTTTAAAGgaggggagggcaggagggTTCAGGGAGGCGTGGCAGGACTTAGCAGGGCatagcagggcagggcagggcagggcagggcagggcagggcggggcggggcggggcggagcaaGACGGGGGGCAGCAGCTGTGGTCGTCAATGCAGCTGCCCCTCGCCTCGTGTCTCGCGCAGCATCTAAGATAAAATAACAATTAAATATAACTACAATGCAAGCGTGGAGAACAGTCCGGCCTTATCTCGCCTCTTGCACTCTGGACAATCGGTCGTGTTGTCCGTTGTGACGTTCAATCTCATCCCagttacttacttacttgcttACTTACGTCACAAACATTATACTGCGGGAGAATGTAAATACAGCGTCACGGCATCACGCCACCACGCCACCGCCCTCATACTTCGTACTTCActcacccttctccctcccctctctctctctctctctctctctctctctctctctctctctctctctctccccgtccccTTGCCACTTAAATCGACAGGGTTGTTTCCCGCACCCGCCGTTGCTTGTGTTCGGCGCCGTCGTcactttgtttatctttcattccctttgcgTATGGAGGGATGATGgggtgtttcctctctctctctctctctctctctctctctctctctctctctctctctctctctctctctctgtcccttatTGAATTCCTTTGCTggtttgacttttttttgttttctatttatgcATCTGTTCGTTTATATTTgtctgtcattttcttttctctccctctccatctttttttttttttgcaatgtcTTATTAAGTTGACTTACTGATTTGCCTCTTTGTTTTgcgtatttcttatttattcatctgttcgttttcttgtgtgtcttctttctcatctctctctctctctctctctctctctctctctctctctctctctctctctctctctctctctctctctctctcttgttaaatTCTCTTATTGGTTTAACTTTCCTTTCGTACTTTTCTGTTTATCCATCTGTACGTCAGTTTTCGAGTCTAATTTGTATTCATCCGTCCACTTGTCCGtctatcttccctcttcccgtccctctccccctctccctctctctcaccctccctctctgcctcccctatttcttcatcttttattacATTCCTTTACGAGGCTGACTGTTTatagtttctattttttgtctatctcCTTGTCACCTTTCTGGtttgatttcttttcatctttctgttGTCTTCCTGCTGTccctatctttctttatctcttactaaattttttcattgttataattttttttcgtattatttGTTATATCCTGTTTAATTTCCTTTCAGTTGTCTATATGTCCGTCTTTCCATTTATAtaactatccatctatctgtctatctatccccattcgtcagtctgtctgtctgtctgtctgtccttccgtccccgtctgtctgtccgtaacATGAGTGCAGCTGGTTGGTTAAAACGCTTCTTATCTCTGACAGGATTTCCCGTCCCTCAAGCCTTCTCCCTGCTTCCTCCGTCCATAGTGCtgactctccttcctcctcagtcCCCTCCTCTCGTCCTCGCCAAGAGCTGcttttcttcacctctcatttctctttaaaaTGTATCATgttgcctcctttcctccttcatttcatcctatATCCGTGTCTGTTTCATCATTGTACttggtttcattttctttgcagctcttcttgtggacaacacaatGCTAGCCACCACAATTTGAAATATGATTTCAACATCTCTTGATATGAACATTTATCTAAAAACATTCGCGGATACTCTGAATTTCTTAAAGTATGCGTTCGCTTTCAAAACAGAAGTATACTTAAGAAAGCAAAACCATTGTAAAAAAACACTGATTTCTGAAACCGCCTCTCATTTGAAGTCGCATTTACTGCAAGTTCTAACAACTGCAGATCAACTGATGTCATTTAAGACAAGTCTCAGAAAAAGTTTGATCAAAGTTCCCTTTATAACAGCTTAGCCAGTATAACAAATCACAGCAAACATTCACGCACAGCTGGAGAACTGCATGGCTGACGCTCACCGCACGTTAACATCCAGTGTTTGAAAATGGTGCCTCGTCAAAATGGCGGAAAGGCGAAGGTGTCGTGTTTTTCCTTAGTCAGTGATGTCCACTACAAACAGCATATTAGATTTTGCAAGATATAACTGCTATCAATATCACTACAAAAGTGATAAAATACAAGTGACCAAGACAGTTTGGCTATCCTGACACCCAAGTAACAAATCACGGCACAGTTTTTTGCTCTGTACAGCCAGACAGCAACGGTCTTAAAGTTTAATTACACACCAATACAACATGAGTGCCCTGAGATGACTCACCGTCTCCTTGGTCTTAAATACTGGCCGGTTGTGTTCTcacctgaaaagaaaaaaatagttttgcAATTAATTAATATTTCAAATTTAAAAAGATCTGGTATTTTTTAGCATCATGTGTGTAATTCAAGAAAACGCTTTTAAAATAAGTATGATTCATATCTCCTGATTAACATATTCGAGACTCCAACATTTACATTAATAAACTACTTAGTCTTCAAAAATATAActgaaaacatgataaaaattaattaaacatAATGACTTTCGAATGTAGGATATAATAAACATTAACAAACACATATTGTCCATTATGTCATACAAAGCACGTGCTGAGTGATGACGACCCTGATGAAGTCAACAAAGCGAGCTGTGATTCTGGAATATTCTGAGAAATTCCCTTAGTGTTCTGCGCTTCCTCTCGCATCGCTCCTCTCAGCGCCGACTTAGGCAAAACAACAATCATGAAGTGACTGTGTGGTGTTATAATTACCATAAGAATGGAAGCGTTATCCTTTGCAACCTTCTCACATCTAAATGTTTTCTTATCCATGAtcacctatattttttttataaacttccTCTTGTACTATACAGCTTCTTACGAACTCTATACCATACAGTAAAAATAATCTTATAATATTTTTCCCGTGTGTTTATGCAATTGTTTCCACAGCGTTCCAATTGTTTAAAGATAACCATATCACTAAGAGGATTAAAAACAGTGTAAAATAAAGAACACTAACCTAATGAGCGTCCTACGAAACTTTTACCCTCTGGAGAGTAAAATgagtagaaagaaagagtaatgtAGTAAACTATTCCTTGTTTCCCTTTCAAGAGTGTATACTGTGTGGCGCGTTACTGAAATAGTGCATCTTAAGTCATTCGGGTTCATCCCATTACCAAAACCTTCCCATCTATAAAATACTTCGTCACTCCCACAGCAAAGTCGATGGTCCGTACATTGCATTTTCAAACAGATCCATTTGTCCTGAACCACGCGCTAAATCTCTGAGATGTACTGTAAAACTGTAAAAGATGATACACAATTGTTGTAGCCAAGACAGTAGactgtccttcctcttcctcctccttcataagcGTTTCCATATCATTCCACGGAGTTGCCTTCTTATCGTGATGGCGTATTGAATAACAGGTTTCCAGTATCCAGTTACATTCACAGCCAATACTAAAGTCAGCGTCACGAGCGGGAATTTCAGTTTGTTCCCCAATCCTTCCcagcaaaagaataaataaatgcgatAATAGACAGTGAAATAATTGAAATTAGAAATAATTCAAATATGGTAAGaatgtgaaataataataaagttgtAAGATTCGAATCCTAAGACTTATATAATACAAAAGAcaagacaatttttcaagtaCCACCTTCTTGatttaatgtcaagaaaatggacAGAGAGAAAATTCTACAGCCCGTCAACATTTCGAAACGCTTCAGTTTTCTTACGAAGATTTATTTACACCCAAAGGAGATAAACACTTAGGTTCTCATGGATGTCTTTATTCCCACTCCTCGTACAGAATAACATTGTCAGTACAGTCATGGAAATCCCCTTGAAAAAAAACCCCAGCCAACTTACACTTACACACATTACAAGCAACCACAACAAGAAGCCGAAACGCTGGACTAAGAATGCGGTACCAGTTGCATTATTCATCCAGAATTAGACTGCAAATACTAAAAATACAACCAGATAGCTTGCCAACCCTCACGATACGAGACTCCGTAACACCACTAAGTGAAGCCAcgctcacacacaacactatcctAAACAACAGCGGAGTTTTAAGTGGACCCAGGAATTATTGTACGTAAGATGACACCAAGGTCGCTCCTTACGTAGGCCGGCGGTGACTAGCGGGCATTATGATGGTGATCTCTGAACGGCCACTCTGTCCACCCATTGTTTGGTCAGCTGAGGAGGGTAATTATAGAAGTCGTACAGAGATGTTTCCCGTTTGACATTTAGCTCGTCAGGACATTATCATATACTTTACCGATAATTTATGGACActtgttcataaaaaaaaagaaaaaaaaagtcgaaattAAAATCacaatggataaaaagtgtaaATGTCGACTTTCGCTGGTGGATGCCTTTGGTCTGGCGTAACGAGGCGAAGTCACAATGTAAACTTTAAACAGTCattggaaaagaataaaatattttCTCGTAAAATTGAATTAtctatcttgagagagagagagagagagagagagagagagagagagagagagagagagagagagagagagagagagagagagagagagagagagagatacattttCTCTAGTTTAATTCACCTTCACTGATCTGATTATTCCTTTAACTTCctgaatctaaaaaaaaaagagagagattactgcAGCATCCTCGTCTACTGCACACTTAAAAAGTCTATTATCTTATCATAAACACCAAAGCTTTCACTCTCCTCTGCAGTTTTATCCTATGTTTTGACTCCTTGccttcttaaataaaaaaaaaaaaaaaaactaattcttGCAGTAATATCCTTCCACTGAGACATCCAAGGAGGGTTTCAGAAGTGTTGCCATCCTCTGCCACACTGTCAAATAAGAAGCTTTCACCTGGTTAACGTTTGGCAGTTCAGTTTCCTGCTATACTATTAAGAAGCATTCAGAAACTTTACTGTGTTACAGGAACCGTTTTAGGGACGGTTCCTGATGCAGCGCTAGTGCCAATGTTACAACTAAGGAATTGAGGACACGTGCTGATTAAGTGGCTTGCAAAGGATTCTGTTACACTGTATGTGCGTCTGGCTGGAATATGTATCACGgttttgttattctattatAAATTACTCTACGTTAcgccttttcctttctctctctctctctctctctctctctctctctctctctctctctctctctctctctctctctctctctctctctctcacacacacacacacacacacacacacacacacacatacttgtgAACCAGCCTATACACGGGATGTCCCTCGCCACGTTCACtactcgccgccaccaccaccacctctagtcAATATCGCGTGTCACTCGTGCACTTCAAAAGTTCATAGTTGTTGAGCATCACATGAAACAAACGTGTGCCCGCTCTTGTTCATCCAGCGTTGGTGATGGTCCAGTCTCAGTTCATCAGTGATTAATTTCTGTGTatcaaaaaaataaacgaacaaatgaataagctaataaaataaataggtgGATAAATATTCTTAGttgtttcttcatatcttcttcAGTGGCCGAGACAAAGAGCAAAAACAGCACGAGCTTTTTATCGCAAAGCAAACACTGATGACACACAGTCCGCGCAGCTCACAGCTCACTGGTGGCCTCGGCGGGCGTGCGCGCCAGTACTCTAAATCAACACATGGAAGCATCTGCCCCATCTAGAAATTTTTGATGTCTGCATTTctttaaaaatattaaaacgtTTTGAATGATCGATTCCAAGGCGAAGGTGCAGCACGAACCTCCACGCACACCCACAGCTGATCCAGACGCCGCGGCGCGCGGCCACAATGCCATCGTGGCCCCGAGGGCTCGTGAGTCACGGCACCCAGCGGGACAAAGGACCAGCactgaccatcaccaccaccaccaccaccgtcccaCTAGGCAAGGCGAGTGTTCCCGAAGAGTGTTACTGGCGTGCATGGCGCCCTACTACGCAAGGCGGCGCAGCTCCAGCACGGCAGGGAAAGCCTCAGGACCAATGCTCTCGAGGTTGGTGACCCCAATACTAGGACATAATTAAATTTGCTTTTTGGTGAATTTGTGAAGCTCTGTCTCCGTCAGCGACCAACCCAAtccacccttcacccttcactaaATGTTGCACGGTTGTCATGGCGACCACGGTTTGGCTATTCttgtgaatatgtgtgtgtgggtatacacacacacacacatatatatatatatatatatatatatatatatatatatatatatatatatatatatatatatatatatatatatatatatatatatatatatatatatatatatatatatatatatatatatatatatatatatatatatatatatatatatatatatatatatatatatatatatatatatatatatatatatatatatatatatatatatatatatatatatatatatatatatatatatatatatatatatatatataactttttttttgtaaattatATGATGTCCACCAAAGGCATATAACTTTCATAAATTAACACATTAGTCCTCTACTCCCCTCATTCatctaattatttatttgtttaaggatttattaatccatttttccttatctaattttatttatgcatttctaAAATTATTATCcattaaattattttcttttttacttttatttatttttatttatttatttttttctaaagagTGTCCACCAAATATATTAACCTGTGAACTATCTAACGTTCACTAACGAACATATTCACTTTTCGCACGCCGCCAGAACACCACGCCCCTCATAGCTCGGCAAGCGCGGCCACCCATCCACTGCAGGCCGCCCACAGACCGGCCCGACTCACCAAACTAGTCACTACCAGCCAGCCCAGCCCCTCTCCTCTCTgctccgccccgcctcgccccgccagcAGCCGTCACCAGCAGTCACCCCGCCCCTGTGTCCGTCTACTTTACGATAAGACTGACAAATCTGAGGCACGTGACGTCACTACCACAATAATGCACTTGCTTCCCTTCACGGTGATGTATCATGCTCCATCACTACCataatgaccaccaccaccaccgctagtccgctacctccaccaccaccaccaccaccaccaccaccaccaccaccaccaccgccgccatcgcTGCATCAACACCCATCACTCATTGTTGCTATGGCACGCTCTCCTCCCCGCCCATCATGTATTAAGCACGCCCCGATGCAGTGCTGTGAATGGGGGGTGTTGGAGGTTATGCgtcttgtagtctctctctctctctctctctctctctctctctctctctctctctctctctctctgtttttgcttttgatattttttttttgcgatgTATTGATAAGATGGTGTAATTTTGAACAGACAGCCTCGCAAGAAAAGTAatctcctaatctctctctctctctctctctctctctctctctctctctctctctctctctctctctctctctcagaaatgtCCCACACAAATTTATTTCTGCCATTTTGTATCTCTTGTCTACCCCacctgtataaataaaaaggaaagatatatatttctattcttcCCCGTCAAGTGTCCTTCCATCACCCCATCCTCATAAACTCACGCAAGAACCACCGCCGCCCATCCCAGCCCACGTGCGTTTTCCTCTAGGCTTCCTTCCTGCCACTTGGGCGCTTTCAAGACGGACATACTTCtcagcttctctctcttattacacCTCTCAAGGCGAAGTATTACCAAAGCCCCCGGCCGTCCCTCTGTCTGCCAGCCCCTTACCCTCTAACCCACCCCATCCAGCGCCTCATCTCGTCTTCTTTGTTTACACGCCGAAATTACTATTGGTTCTATTCTTGCAGCTATGACGATGATAAAAGTATTTCTGGTGTTTCTACTATTTAtattgcttctgctactgctactggtactactcttctactactactactactactacttctactaacactactactactactactactactactactactactactactactactactactactactactattacagcttctactactactacttctactactactattactgctactactactactactactactactactactactactactactactattactactacttccatcacTACAGCCGCCATTACTTCAAATCAACATCAGGCAGGATAACTTAGCTCTCCACTTGACCTCTGAACTATTgcctacgctctctctctctctctctctctctctctctctctctctctctctctctctctctctctctctctctctctctctgtggtcgaAACCAAAATATCTTATCCACTTATTatccactcctctcccttcctcccatccctcccctcactctctttttaccctccctccttgcctccttcctctcacttcccgcatcatcagctttcctccgtccctccctccttctcgaGGCGCGTGGAGCAAGCAAGGAGTAAAAAACCGAGCTATGTTTACTGAGGGTGTAAGGGATGTGGCCAGCTGGTGTCAGATGCCCTCCCTGCACGTGTTAAGTCTCCGCCGACTCACTCACTGGAAGACAAAGACGCTGCATGCCTTAGACCACTCCACGATAACAACAAAAGATGATATCATTActtgattggctgactgactgactgactgacggattaATGGATTGATTTCACACGCCACAACAAAGAATGTCGTATCGCTTCGCCTGGATGTGGTGAAGGACATGAgtgtggtatatatatatatatatatatatatatatatatatatatatatatatatatatatatatatatatatatatatatatatatatatatatatatatatatatatatatatatatatatatatatatatatatatatatacatggaaTTTGATGAAATGGATGGGATTGTAAAGATGGAGTGTGGATCTTAGATATGGAaactggaagaagagagaattacGTAAACAAAAGTACTGACAGAGGTCTATGTAAGGACAGAGCGGAGCATTTAAAGGCATTAAGAGATATGTTGGAAtgattacagaaaaaaagaaaacagctagagttaaataaaagacaaaggaacAGCTGGAAAAAGAAACCTAGGATAGCAAAGACCTCTTAAAGACGTAGATAATTAAAttgcttttgagtgttttgggacCTGGACCTTaatgggactttttttttccctcacttaaaTTATTGCCCTTAGACCGGCGCCTCTCCTACATAGAATAATAGACCTATACACCactggaagagaaaataactgCACTAAAAGACACCCATACCACTGGAATGTTCACGGGGTTACTGGAAGAGCAAAGAActacaggataaaaaaaattacggaCCGCTAGATAACCAAATAATGGGTGAGATACATGGACCACTGGAAAACTTATGGAATACTGGAAGAGTCTGGAATCACTGTAAGACCTAAGAGccagtaggaaaaaaaggagacaattaCTGAAATAACACACCCCTGGAAAGACCGAAAGACCACTGGAACACCCAAAGAGCCTATGAAGAgcagaaaaaaatcactaagatccaataaaaacacgaaataaaaaaacaattggtgaaaaaaaaaaaattgaaacaagataaaacactaaaagactgaaagatgaatgaaaaagaatcacgctcaccaccaccaccaccaccaccaccaccaccaccaccaccaccaccactgacctgaACCCATAAGCACGTGATATACAGCTCAGGTCAGTGGGGTCGAGGGTCAGGCGTTGTGTGACCTCTAGCGCATCTGGCTCAATCcaaggagtggaagagagaggaagaggagaaggaagacgaggaggaggaggaggaggaggaggaggaggaggaggaggaggaaaaaagagatgagtgGGACGGAGTGAGTGGCAATTTTTCAGCCATGTTAGGAAAAATAACTACTTTCTAAATACAGAATACTGATAACTAAATAGACGAATGAGGAAGAGgcaaatgaagaagagatggagagaaaaagataagctatattctctctctctctctctctctctctctctctctctctctctctctctctctctctctctctctctctctctaagtttatctagtaaagtaagagagagtgagagggggtaTCGTGTCAACCAATCAGGGATCTCGGGTTAAAGTAAACAAGGCCGGGATTGGCTCTCGTGTCAGCCCCAAGAATGCGCCGCCTGCCAGACTTATACAGCAAGATCTCcactacaaaacaaaacaacactgaGTCACATTAAGGAAATGTATTATCCGCCGCTTTACAGATTTCCTCGTTGGTATTGCACCCAGAAAAAATAAGGAGTAAAATGTAAttagtgctgctgctactactactactactactactactactactactactactactactactactactactactactacaactaccaaactaacagcagcagcagcaacaacaacaactactactgctgccgctAATTCATCctcacaatctttttttttttttttttttgctcagttCATTACAAACGCgctatccttaaccccttcaatactgggacacacttttaccttgaaatctgtgtacgattagaccattttatcgacattaggaagggtctatagagatcagaagagtaatggacagagtcttcactatcttaatacccccacataagtttctaaacagtctaaacacaccaaatagtaagcagaatgaatatggaaacgcgtcatggtactgaagggattaagacgaTCAACAAGTCTGCCGTCAGTTACTCCTCCTCTGTCTTACTATGAACGTCCGCTCAGTATGCAGtcaagagagatagataggtggTTAGAGTTACATATGCTGTGTTCACATCTACTTTATTCagctttttctccttcagtacCAAAGCTTTCATTGCTACAGtcgcttttctttgtattcagaGTActgtggagaagaaaaataaaaagcaggttgattttttgtttttcaagtACTGTAAGGatttaagttttgtttattattgattctttttttcGAGGGCTAtataactagtagtagtagtagtagtagtagtagtagtagtagtagtagtagtagtagtagtagtagtagtagtagtagtagtagtaaaatacaAATTACATGCAGTATAACGTGACATCTGACCACCACTGCACGTACAAAAGCCAATAGGAAAACGAGACATGACtgcaacactacacacacaaaaaaaaaaaaaaaaaaaaaaaaaaaaaaaaaaaaaaaaaagaaaccccaAGAGTCAACAGCAGGAGGTTACTAGACTCCTGTTCATCTTTTACACATGCTAATACTAATAAAGAGAGGACGAGACGAGACatgacctccaccaccaccaccaccaccaccaccaccacacaaagcaACCAAGCCAAGGTGAAGGCATCGTGTATTTCTCCTCAAGTTTATTTTCTCATCCTAATCACGAAACTCGACCCGCCCATTTTTTCCGCCACCCCGTCATTCCATTAAGACAATCTCAAACACCATTATCCCTCCTGAGCCGCGAAACACGACCCGGGATTAACCTGACGccagaataaagagaaaaaatacatgaagggggaaaagagggagagaaaaaaagaagatggaaaaagtaaaacgcgagaaagtaaacaaacataaTAACTTGTTTCGCGGTGCATCATGAAGGGGTGT from Portunus trituberculatus isolate SZX2019 chromosome 47, ASM1759143v1, whole genome shotgun sequence carries:
- the LOC123520484 gene encoding uncharacterized protein LOC123520484, coding for MPSWPRGLVSHGTQRDKGPALTITTTTTTVPLGKASVPEECYWRAWRPTTQGGAAPARQGKPQDQCSREHHAPHSSASAATHPLQAAHRPARLTKLVTTSQPSPSPLCSAPPRPASSRHQQSPRPCVRLLYDKTDKSEARDVTTTIMHLLPFTVMYHAPSLP